In Bombus huntii isolate Logan2020A chromosome 3, iyBomHunt1.1, whole genome shotgun sequence, a single genomic region encodes these proteins:
- the LOC126863947 gene encoding lipoamide acyltransferase component of branched-chain alpha-keto acid dehydrogenase complex, mitochondrial — protein MAFTWRLTVTALLGRNVRDQKCRFFSVSCFRCGTVVPFKLSDIGEGIRDVTIKEWFVKPGDRVSQFDNICEVQSDKASVTITSRYDGLIKALHYKVDDVALIGDSLLDIELDGDNGNMEVKTTMISDKQHPQQQTIKTDNKQSVKGDEEDCAVKYGLDKALATPAVRRIAMENHIKLKDVIPTGKGNRILKEDILTHLEKMSTSSEKKRVEEKSTAETVIPIKGYAKHMWKTMTQSLSIPHFVYSDECNVNRLMDYRNEVKDSVKEQGVSLSLMPFFIKAASRALEKVPQLNAWLDEENQTLRIQKRHNIGIAMDTPEGLIVPNIKNVQDLDIIEIAKQLNRLQELGRKSSIPPNDLSNTTFSLSNIGVVGGTYTKPVILPPQIVIGAFGRVQKLPRFDDKGNVEAANIISISWAADHRIVDGVTMAKYSNLWKHYIENPVFLLLGA, from the exons ATGGCCTTCACCTGGAGACTGACAGTCACGGCACTTCTG GGTAGAAATGTACGCGATCAAAAATGTCGATTCTTCTCCGTAAGCTGCTTTCGCTGCGGGACCGTCGTCCCCTTCAAACTATCGGATATCGGAGAAGGAATTCGAGACGTCACGATAAAAGAGTG GTTCGTGAAACCAGGCGACCGGGTGTCTCAATTCGATAACATTTGTGAGGTTCAAAGCGACAAAGCATCTGTGACGATTACCAGCCGTTACGACGGATTAATTAAAGCCTTGCACTACAAGGTGGACGACGTAGCTCTGATAGGAGATTCATTGCTGGACATCGAACTAGATGGTGATAATGGGAACATGGAAGTTAAGACGACGATGATCTCTGACAAACAGCATCCGCAACAACAAACTATAAAAACCGATAACAAGCAGAGCGTTAAAGGTGACGAGGAAGACTGCGCAGTAAAATATGGGTTAGACAAGGCGCTAGCAACTCCTGCGGTCAGAAGAATAGCTATGGAGAATCATATTAAGCTAAAGGACGTCATTCCTACGGGCAAAGGTAATCGAATACTTAAAGAGGATATATTGACtcatttggaaaaaatgtcTACTAGCTCCGAGAAAAAAAGGGTCGAAGAAAAATCAACGGCGGAAACGGTGATACCGATAAAAGGCTATGCCAAGCATATGTGGAAAACGATGACGCAGTCTCTG AGTATACCACACTTTGTGTACAGCGATGAGTGTAACGTTAACAGACTGATGGACTACCGAAACGAAGTGAAGGATTCGGTGAAAGAGCAAGGCGTTTCTTTAAGCTTGATGCCGTTTTTCATAAAAGCCGCATCTAGAGCATTAGAAAAGGTACCACAGCTAAACGCCTGGCTTGATGAAGAAAATCAAACGTTACGTATTCAAAAGAGGCATAACATCGGTATTGCTATGGATACACCTGAGGGCTTAATTGTaccgaatattaaaaatgttcaGGATTTAGATATTATAGAGATCGCAAAGCAATTAAACCGTCTTCAAGAACTTGGAAGAAAATCTTCGATCCCGCCAAACGATTTATCGAATACAACGTTTTCACTGTCGAACATAGGTGTT GTGGGCGGTACATATACAAAACCGGTGATTCTTCCTCCACAAATTGTGATCGGCGCGTTTGGAAGAGTGCAAAAATTACCACGCTTCGACGATAAAGGAAACGTAGAAGCCGCAAACATAATTTCCATTAGCTGGGCTGCCGATCATCGAATAGTGGATGGCGTCACAATGGCTAAGTATTCAAATCTCTGGAAACATTACATTGAAAACCCTGTATTTTTACTGTTAGGAGCGTGA